The Trypanosoma brucei gambiense DAL972 chromosome 10, complete sequence genome has a segment encoding these proteins:
- a CDS encoding T. brucei spp.-specific protein: MNKDKEMEASTIFGSGKSSWVLNQIPGRPPPAAGAKITRGNTLKKRLPERVLVNIHENLFRKIPATLRILIPSATSYQLRWCATAMREDGGVLHRCVGTKAHGACSVTEAMETTPERYGVLPRFPPLFFHIKTPVAETPAGPRPQNSLPFCWEQNTRKRLVA; this comes from the coding sequence ATGAATAAGGATAAAGAGATGGAGGCTTCCACAATATTCGGATCAGGGAAGAGCAGTTGGGTGCTGAATCAGATCCCCGGGAGACCCCCGCCGGCTGCAGGCGCTAAGATTACCCGCGGTAACACGCTGAAAAAGCGGCTACCGGAACGAGTGTTGGTGAATATACATGAGAACCTTTTCAGGAAGATACCAGCAACTCTGCGAATCTTAATCCCCAGTGCCACGAGTTATCAACTTCGGTGGTGCGCAACCGCTATGCGGGAGGACGGTGGGGTGCTTCATAGGTGCGTCGGGACAAAAGCACACGGAGCTTGCTCTGTGACAGAGGCAATGGAGACGACCCCGGAACGATACGGTGTTCTCCCGCGGTTTccaccccttttctttcatattaAAACTCCTGTGGCGGAAACCCCTGCGGGACCGAGGCCACAAAACTCGCTGCCTTTTTGCTGGGAACAAAACACAAGGAAACGGTTAGTGGCGTAA
- a CDS encoding expression site-associated gene (ESAG) protein,putative, whose protein sequence is MFVTYLIFSSNGSRLYGYCLFMSFCFVVKSFSVFFFSFHFSEKGWFMLKGPWVGGDARKRLYVMAAVMLLIVLMFMGVMDFKKREAKRWVKNSSLNDHSPGVYYVVVQTKPSPGWCRMLLSSVLTNVRVATVGAGAVYVHAWRWAWIRKYMLWKRMQDNDVMVIFDGGDTFFSEAARREEAIEYFMNTTPSTRELFSEEDTLHGKVAPPLLFAAEKNCHAPQTYIMTGVDTRKVKPRDMCMNLYEGALAVSTKEGTQALLRETPSGESHLNGGGMIARVWALKEALEVFFALKRRSFKWWCDQSMWTMVFIWSVTRPKHANRKLLLRRGIMSLDYETRYFHYPSGVPVKNGMILHFPGPPAARSEKMLQFINETSWYRALRDSSTQREAYKYLLERYTTEIHTVWGSRKYVKFSTVCNVSNAANPRWLIGPLNKK, encoded by the coding sequence ATGTTTGTCACTTATCTCATATTCTCCTCCAATGGATCGAGACTGTATGGATATTGCTTATTtatgtctttttgttttgttgtaaaatctttttctgtattctttttttcttttcatttttctgaGAAAGGTTGGTTTATGTTAAAGGGGCCCTGGGTTGGGGGAGATGCGAGAAAAAGATTATATGTCATGGCGGCGGTAATGCTGTTGATTGTGTTAATGTTTATGGGGGTAATGGATTTCAAGAAGAGGGAGGCCAAGCGGTGGGTGAAGAATAGTAGTTTAAATGACCATTCGCCAGGAGTGTATTATGTTGTAGTGCAAACGAAACCTTCCCCAGGGTGGTGTCGAATGCTTCTGAGTTCTGTTCTTACAAATGTGAGAGTTGCGACGGTGGGCGCAGGTGCGGTTTATGTGCATGCATGGAGGTGGGCGTGGATTCGAAAGTATATGTTGTGGAAGAGGATGCAGGATAATGATGTGATGGTGATATTTGATGGCGGCGATACGTTCTTCTCAGAAGCAgcgagaagagaagaagcaaTCGAGTATTTTATGAACACAACACCGAGCACGCGAGAGTTGTTTAGCGAGGAAGACACTCTTCATGGGAAAGTGGCACCACCGTTATTATTCGCCGCTGAAAAGAATTGTCATGCCCCACAAACGTATATCATGACGGGTGTAGACACTCGGAAGGTTAAACCGAGGGATATGTGTATGAACCTCTATGAGGGAGCACTCGCGGTTTCCACTAAAGAGGGAACGCAAGCTCTTTTGAGGGAAACTCCCTCGGGGGAATCACACCTTAATGGAGGAGGGATGATAGCCAGAGTGTGGGCACTAAAGGAAGCTTTGGAGGTTTTCTTCGCTCTGAAACGACGGAGTTTCAAGTGGTGGTGCGACCAGAGCATGTGGACAATGGTGTTTATATGGAGTGTTACCAGGCCAAAACATGCGAATCGAAAGTTGTTGCTTCGAAGGGGAATAATGTCTCTCGATTACGAGACACGATATTTTCACTATCCGTCCGGGGTGCCGGTTAAAAATGGCATGATCTTGCACTTCCCAGGCCCACCCGCCGCTCGAAGCGAAAAGATGCTCCAATTCATCAACGAGACGAGTTGGTATAGGGCACTACGGGACTCTTCCACCCAACGGGAAGCGTACAAATACTTGTTGGAACGTTATACTACTGAAATCCACACCGTGTGGGGCTCTCGTAAGTACGTAAAATTTAGTACTGTCTGCAACGTTTCAAACGCCGCGAACCCCCGGTGGCTTATTGGACCTCTGAATAAAAAGTAG
- a CDS encoding ADP-ribosylation factor, putative: MGLLSIIRKTKRKEREMRILMLGLDNAGKTTCVKKFCGKDTSSISPTLGFQITAFSLNGCTLNIWDVGGQQSLRSYWRNYFESTDGLIWVVDSNDVARLDDCRRELHTLLQEERLAGASLLILLNKQDLSGALPPGEIERHLGIDIIRKGKRHVYLCACSAKTGAGLLQGMEWIVQDVSSRMYFAG; encoded by the coding sequence ATGGGTTTACTATCGATCATCCGCAAAACGAAGCGGAAAGAGCGCGAGATGCGCATTCTGATGCTTGGATTAGACAACGCAGGGAAGACGACGTGTGTGAAGAAGTTTTGTGGTAAAGACACGAGTTCGATTAGTCCGACACTTGGGTTTCAAATCACCGCCTTCTCCCTAAATGGGTGCACATTGAACATATGGGATGTTGGTGGTCAGCAGTCACTCCGCAGTTACTGGCGAAATTACTTCGAGAGCACTGATGGGTTAATATGGGTGGTGGATAGCAACGACGTTGCTCGTTTGGATGACTGCAGGCGAGAACTCCACACACTATTACAGGAAGAACGGCTTGCCGGCGCTAGCCTGCTTATCCTTCTAAACAAGCAGGATCTATCAGGTGCCCTTCCTCCCGGAGAGATTGAACGACACCTTGGAATTGACATTATCCGCAAGGGAAAACGACACGTTTATCTGTGCGCGTGTAGTGCGAAGACAGGTGCTGGCCTGTTGCAGGGAATGGAGTGGATTGTACAGGATGTATCCAGTAGAATGTATTTTGCGGGGTAG
- a CDS encoding T. brucei spp.-specific protein, with protein sequence MQGMIQNKKNKEGKEGSFFFVFFSFLFFPHWRGGGDDGGGRLAKYACGATRWTAGFGRLPYFYTHSLLYFFFFCFLLAFFFLRFTCVMLFSLLLLLLLLSFLFGCLSLSYLLNDTSLFDLCVVHLFCVCFVFVFIRINILLPTFFLLFRFAVWLRGDLVFVFFVCFSFVFSFLFCLFFFSPFPTVGIDACGFCVRASTAGLCESAFSLFALLTYICASPSPPLPSFFFFFSFSFPSFCLCFVCT encoded by the coding sequence ATGCAGGGGATgatccaaaacaaaaaaaacaaagaggggaaggagggtagttttttttttgtttttttttcttttcttttttttcctcattggAGAGGAGGCGGTGATGATGGAGGTGGGCGGTTGGCAAAATATGCGTGTGGAGCAACACGGTGGACCGCTGGTTTTGGTCGATTACCGTACTTTTACACACATTCCTtgctgtactttttttttttttgctttcttttggcgtttttttttttgcggtttACTTGTGTTATGTTATTTTccttactattactattgttattgttatcttttttgtttggttgtttaTCTTTGTCGTATCTGTTAAATGATACTTCATTATTTGACCTCTGCGTAGTGCATCTATTTTGcgtgtgctttgtttttgtttttatcagaATTAACATATTACtccccaccttttttttacttttccgcTTTGCGGTTTGGCTGAGGGGTGatctcgtttttgttttttttgtttgtttttcttttgttttttcttttctcttttgtttgttttttttttcccccttccccactGTTGGTATTGATGCGTGTGGCTTTTGCGTGAGGGCGTCCACCGCTGGTTTGTGCGAGTCGGCATTTTCACTATTCGCTTTGCTTACTTACATTTGTGcgtccccctcccctcccctcccctctttttttttctttttttctttttcttttccttccttttgtttgtgttttgtttgcacaTGA
- a CDS encoding T. brucei spp.-specific protein, producing the protein MKYCEVQPQMGSRGIKRQRELEENASIPPKGSRATETRGHPVNDPVGTSEPLQCTQCGFVSQSKGGTTPNTNIQHRRGHPLESNAGTKRSRSITEQEVSLIWNTVTIGLNDTCCTQCRHTHVSKGSLMEHFGGMHRQHPFSVAKESPPPLRSFNVRGFHLHFTFVNRNKMSHSTSGLSIHRHQKHEICIERKHTHFSECEGNPTHILVRSSLKCSAVTSGLRAKICRR; encoded by the coding sequence ATGAAATACTGCGAAGTACAACCGCAAATGGGGTCGCGAGGAATAAAAAGGCAACGGGAACTCGAGGAGAATGCAAGTATTCCACCGAAGGGCTCCCGAGCGACGGAAACGAGAGGGCATCCAGTGAACGACCCAGTAGGCACATCTGAGCCGCTACAATGCACGCAATGTGGCTTTGTATCAcaatcaaaagggggaacaacaccaaacaccaaTATTCAACACCGCAGAGGCCATCCCCTGGAGAGTAACGCTGGTACAAAACGGAGCCGTTCCATCACAGAACAAGAGGTATCCCTCATTTGGAACACGGTAACTATAGGTCTAAATGACACCTGTTGCACGCAATGCCGTCATACGCATGTATCAAAAGGCAGCCTGATGGAGCACTTCGGGGGAATGCATAGACAGCATCCATTCTCCGTAGCAAAAgaatctccaccaccgctccgGAGCTTCAACGTCAGAGGATTTCATCTACACTTCACGTTCGTAAACCGAAATAAGATGTCCCACTCAACATCAGGTTTATCTATACAtcgccatcaaaaacatgaaatctgcattgaaaggaaacatacacacttCAGCGAATGCGAAGGGAATCCCACCCACATACTCGTGCGCTCAAGCCTAAAGTGCTCCGCAGTTACTTCGGGCTTGAGGGCGAAAATATGCAGAAGATAG
- a CDS encoding coatomer zeta subunit, putative: MDFIFFYSSLIFTFCCVYFFSSFSAFRESVGKKFAHIYRCFEAGSSPRFPLRRAASMEYMHHIQGVVVLNDSGNRVFVKYYLNEDMKARGVLTTLEKQRALERVIYDAVSAPKRNWAASKDGDIVLHDVHSILFHVWGSITFAIVGDIKENEMVMHTVLRCIVDALQRILKTQDITHKGILEKYDALVLAVDEVIDDGIVLETSAQNVADDVAPFMADAETDTARSALSKVNEYLKENL; this comes from the coding sequence ATggactttatttttttttatagcTCTctcatttttactttttgttgtgtttactTCTTTTCGTCTTTCTCTGCTTTTCGTGAATCAGTCGGAAAGAAATTTGCTCACATCTATAGGTGCTTTGAAGCAGGGTCATCTCCCAGGTTCCCACTGCGACGAGCTGCAAGTATGGAGTACATGCATCATATTCAGGGCGTGGTCGTCCTCAATGACTCAGGTAACCGCGTATTTGTCAAGTATTATCTCAACGAAGATATGAAAGCACGTGGTGTGCTGACAACGTTAGAAAAACAACGCGCCTTGGAACGCGTTATATATGACGCCGTTTCGGCGCCCAAACGCAATTGGGCGGCATCAAAGGACGGAGACATCGTGCTTCACGATGTTCACAGTATACTGTTCCATGTTTGGGGCAGTATAACGTTCGCAATTGTTGGTGACATtaaggaaaatgaaatggTTATGCACACCGTTCTTCGATGCATTGTTGACGCCCTGCAGCGGATACTGAAAACGCAAGACATCACTCACAAAGGTATATTGGAGAAATACGATGCGCTTGTACTGGCAGTGGACGAGGTAATAGACGACGGCATTGTTCTTGAGACGTCCGCACAGAACGTTGCTGATGATGTCGCACCATTCATGGCGGATGCCGAGACCGATACGGCTCGTTCGGCGCTCAGCAAGGTCAACGAATACCTTAAGGAGAATCTTTAA
- a CDS encoding prohibitin, putative, which produces MSRAPPPPDFSRIAAEIRKRLGNFGDIAGLTALVGFGGLVCAGLYKSIYFVDGGCCAVKFNAITGLKNRTYGEGANFAIPFLETPVVFDIRNKPTEVLTATGSRDLQTVNLAVRVLYQPHVSALPDIYRNVGMEYAETVLPSLVNEIIRAVIAQFNASDLLVKRPEVSNRIGVMLAERAKRFHIDITDVSITQMSFGKEYTSAVEAKQVAQQMAERAKWRVEQAEQEKEGAILLAKGEAEAAKLIGMAVQKNPAFITLRSLEASRTIADLMRQKGSGSFYIDSDTLSLNTQTIGH; this is translated from the coding sequence aTGTCCCGGGCACCTCCACCACCGGACTTTTCACGAATTGCTGCTGAAATCCGCAAGAGGTTGGGTAATTTTGGTGATATCGCGGGGCTTACAGCTCTGGTCGGTTTTGGGGGCTTGGTTTGTGCAGGTTTGTACAAATCCATTTACTTCGTTGATGGCGGCTGCTGCGCGGTCAAGTTTAATGCCATCACAGGTCTGAAAAACCGAACGTACGGCGAGGGAGCCAACTTCGCCATCCCGTTTCTTGAAACTCCTGTTGTGTTCGATATCCGAAATAAGCCAACAGAAGTGCTGACTGCAACTGGGAGTCGTGACCTGCAGACGGTCAACTTGGCTGTACGTGTCCTCTACCAGCCGCACGTGAGCGCCCTCCCCGACATATACCGTAACGTTGGAATGGAATATGCAGAAACTGTGTTGCCATCGCTGGTGAACGAGATTATTCGCGCCGTAATAGCACAGTTCAACGCCTCGGATTTGCTGGTGAAGCGCCCGGAGGTGAGCAACCGGATTGGGGTAATGTTGGCCGAACGTGCCAAGCGGTTTCATATTGACATTACGGATGTCTCCATTACCCAAATGAGTTTTGGTAAGGAATACACGAGTGCTGTAGAGGCGAAACAGGTCGCCCAGCAGATGGCGGAACGAGCGAAGTGGCGTGTTGAACAAGCGgaacaggaaaaggaaggcgCAATTTTGTTGGCGAAGGGTGAAGCGGAGGCGGCCAAGCTTATTGGAATGGCCGTGCAGAAGAACCCAGCCTTTATTACGCTGCGAAGCCTTGAGGCGTCCAGGACTATTGCCGATCTCATGCGACAGAAGGGGTCTGGAAGCTTCTACATCGACAGTGATACCTTGTCTCTGAACACCCAAACTATTGGACATTAG
- a CDS encoding transporter, putative, with amino-acid sequence MASQEETVSSPICVSNRIASTGLVGLEVGATSPVRDRAHQGGAHVRLDRGLRECEDAGEVPCFNSRIGAKTTLSAISELLELKTGAGLSLTEAQECLVRRINFIRRHYIYLHAAYIMLIALTGATALCYTEDNLAFVDALFAAMSAVCCCGLSTVEVAEWKAETHAFLHVMMLAGGAILTSAYQPLLRLWAVSKLCPMLEGDTKDSDGGNALGGNYLSKSMRLWYASALCVVTTLMYVILVHISLAFFLGMFNRSNLRVPDVVLLAVASFHGAIFTPMEPYVDDPAVVAVASVGCALGFTMFPVLLRCFLRMEWFFFSGVKRLFSSFRQTSTVRQRSLFPADNGEEAALLGCVDAPLKKGAKEGEFEGGVKGYSTWDRAFCDILKSKQPASMHTFLFDLRETVYLGVAWVVITVIAAAPFWFQQWSGDGLLAPYSEPYKVFLALCQAAIVRFGGASFLSCLDYSDSHIAITIMAMYVPPIPVPTYRVYKKWKSVPLAYVIRPFTSRKFWLFVAVFCILIFEEEWPDGPDAPYYDMITRTMFEVVSAFSGCGLSLPPRWSALSFSGTLGVFSKLVIVAVMFAGRHYTVDFSIDIGFNSLP; translated from the coding sequence ATGGCCAGTCAAGAAGAAACGGTTTCTTCTCCGATCTGTGTATCAAACAGGATCGCATCAACTGGTCTTGTAGGTTTGGAGGTGGGCGCCACTTCACCCGTGAGGGACCGGGCACACCAGGGCGGCGCGCATGTGAGGTTGGACCGAGGACTCAGGGAGTGTGAGGATGCTGGTGAGGTTCCTTGCTTTAACAGTCGGATTGGGGCGAAGACCACTCTGTCGGCCATATCGGAACTACTTGAGTTGAAAACCGGTGCTGGACTCTCCCTCACAGAAGCACAGGAGTGTCTTGTTCGGCGGATCAACTTTATAAGGAGGCATTACATCTATTTGCATGCAGCATATATAATGCTGATTGCTCTTACTGGGGCCACTGCGCTATGTTACACCGAGGACAATCTGGCCTTCGTCGACGCCCTGTTCGCAGCAATGTCTGCCGTGTGCTGCTGTGGGTTGAGCACTGTGGAGGTTGCAGAATGGAAAGCGGAAACGCATGCCTTCCTCCACGTAATGATGCTGGCAGGTGGAGCGATCTTAACAAGTGCCTACCAACCCCTGCTCCGGTTGTGGGCGGTTAGTAAACTCTGCCCGATGCTCGAAGGAGACACAAAGGATTCTGATGGTGGAAACGCGCTTGGAGGCAATTACCTGAGTAAATCAATGCGGTTGTGGTACGCGTCTGCATTGTGTGTCGTCACGACGCTTATGTATGTGATCCTCGTGCACATAAGCCTAGCGTTCTTTCTCGGAATGTTCAATCGATCAAATTTGAGGGTTCCCGATGTTGTTCTGCTGGCGGTTGCCTCCTTTCATGGCGCTATCTTTACTCCCATGGAGCCCTATGTCGATGACCCGGCAGTTGTAGCGGTGGCCAGCGTCGGCTGTGCACTGGGGTTTACGATGTTTCCCGTGCTGCTGCGCTGTTTCCTGCGCATGGAGTGGTTTTTCTTCAGCGGTGTGAAACGGCTTTTTTCCAGCTTCAGACAGACGTCAACTGTACGACAACGAAGTCTCTTTCCTGCGGATAATGGTGAGGAGGCGGCGCTCCTCGGTTGCGTTGACGCGCCACTGAAGAAAGGTGCTAAGGAAGGCGAGTTCGAAGGTGGAGTTAAGGGATACAGCACGTGGGACAGGGCTTTCTGCGACATCTTAAAAAGCAAGCAGCCCGCGTCGATGCACACATTTTTGTTCGACCTGAGGGAGACTGTCTACTTGGGCGTTGCTTGGGTGGTCATCACAGTTATAGCGGCGGCCCCCTTTTGGTTTCAGCAGTGGAGTGGCGATGGCTTACTGGCTCCATATTCAGAACCATACAAAGTGTTTCTTGCTCTCTGCCAGGCTGCTATCGTTCGGTTTGGTGGTGCATCTTTTCTATCGTGCTTGGATTACAGTGACTCTCACATTGCGATTACGATAATGGCGATGTATGTGCCTCCCATACCTGTTCCGACGTATCGTGTCTATAAGAAGTGGAAGTCGGTTCCTCTTGCGTACGTCATCAGACCATTCACCTCGCGCAAATTTTGGTTATTTGTTGCCGTATTTTGTATTCTTATCTTTGAGGAGGAGTGGCCAGATGGTCCGGACGCTCCTTACTACGACATGATAACCCGAACAATGTTTGAGGTTGTGAGTGCCTTCTCGGGTTGTGGATTATCACTTCCTCCACGGTGGTCAGCACTCTCTTTTAGTGGGACACTGGGTGTTTTCAGTAAACTCGTGATAGTGGCGGTAATGTTTGCTGGCCGCCACTATACTGTGGATTTCAGCATTGATATTGGTTTCAATTCGCTGCCGTGA
- a CDS encoding T. brucei spp.-specific protein, with protein sequence MNNLKVLLVLIELSVLFGRGNLAQDPMEGPPLGPGHCPPAYVWEASKGPDGVINVCNFVKTKCRVGANEKMTDEPSPFCIIEIPYPGDKRDYTCKIHDVVTAFPHPGGDPDPDGLKYANANWGVDVCKPATNEKQKSATNGAGGGRSDSKNDKAESGKVQSGSGGRGKEEEKEREGEGENGNGKGKGKDGEETQVGKKGTTNASNEAPGPTESPRPAPVTNACHFSSNAGKAMFLIPFFLLA encoded by the coding sequence ATGAATAACCTGAAAGTGTTGCTTGTGTTAATTGAACTGTCGGTATTATTTGGAAGAGGAAATTTGGCCCAAGATCCCATGGAAGGACCACCATTGGGACCGGGTCACTGTCCCCCCGCTTACGTGTGGGAAGCGAGCAAGGGGCCCGATGGTGTCATAAATGTGTGCAATTTCGTGAAAACCAAATGTCGGGTCGgcgcaaacgaaaaaatgaCGGATGAACCAAGTCCCTTCTGCATAATAGAAATTCCGTATCCGGGAGATAAACGAGACTACACATGCAAAATACATGATGTGGTAACGGCTTTTCCACACCCTGGAGGCGACCCCGACCCGGACGGTTTGAAATACGCCAATGCAAACTGGGGTGTGGATGTGTGTAAACCCGCAAccaatgaaaaacaaaagagtgcAACAAATGGTGctggagggggaagaagtgACAGTAAAAACGATAAAGCGGAAAGTGGTAAAGTTCAAAGCGGATCTGGtgggagaggaaaggaagaggaaaaagaaagagaaggagaaggagaaaatggaaatggaaagggaaagggaaaagatggAGAAGAGACTCAAGTTGGTAAAAAAGGAACCACAAATGCATCAAATGAGGCACCCGGTCCCACGGAGTCACCGCGACCTGCACCGGTCACCAACGCATGCCACTTTTCTTCAAATGCTGGTAAAGCAATGTTtctcatccctttttttcttttagcgTAA
- a CDS encoding 2-oxoisovalerate dehydrogenase beta subunit,mitochondrial precursor, putative yields MRRWASYTCFGAITMRLPIPKLAERHMHSPASLTCRKGVPTSTTAAVEMTYFQAINSALDLSLLRDPKTVLFGEDVSFGGVFRCSLGLAKKYGSKRVFDSPLSEQGIVGFAIGMAAVGWKPIAEVQFADYIFPAFDQIVNEAAKMRFRSGGQFSCGGLVVRSPCSAVGHGGLYHSQSVEGYFNHCAGVKIVMPSTPSEAKGLLLQCVEEEDPCIFFEPKLLYRSAVELVEPSYYTIPLGTGRIVREGKDVTIVTYGTQVAVASKAAQRAEKEGISVEVIDLRSLKPWDREMVAQSVRKTGRAIVTHEAPKTSGFGAELISSIVEDCFLSLEAPPKRVCGLDTPHPLHEQLYLPNEAKVYEAVKEVIAF; encoded by the coding sequence ATGAGGCGGTGGGCCAGTTACACTTGCTTCGGTGCCATCACGATGCGGCTCCCCATTCCTAAGTTGGCGGAAAGGCATATGCACTCACCGGCGTCTCTGACGTGTCGAAAGGGAGTCCCTACAAGCACGACCGCGGCGGTGGAAATGACTTACTTCCAGGCAATCAACTCTGCGCTCGATCTTTCACTTTTGCGCGACCCGAAGACGGTGCTGTTCGGGGAAGACGTCTCATTCGGTGGTGTATTCCGTTGCTCACTTGGCTTGGCTAAGAAGTATGGTTCTAAAAGGGTCTTTGACTCACCGCTTTCCGAGCAAGGCATAGTTGGCTTCGCAATTGGAATGGCTGCCGTTGGATGGAAACCAATTGCAGAGGTGCAGTTCGCAGATTACATATTTCCGGCTTTCGACCAAATTGTTAACGAGGCCGCAAAGATGCGCTTCCGCTCAGGGGGTCAGTTCTCCTGTGGTGGGCTCGTGGTACGCTCTCCGTGCTCAGCTGTGGGGCATGGAGGGCTTTATCACTCCCAAAGTGTGGAGGGTTATTTTAACCACTGTGCCGGTGTCAAGATTGTTATGCCCTCCACTCCATCGGAAGCGAAGGGGTTATTGCTGCAATgtgttgaggaggaggatccGTGTATCTTCTTTGAACCAAAGCTCCTGTACCGCTCCGCGGTGGAACTTGTTGAGCCATCGTATTACACAATACCGCTGGGAACCGGTCGGATTGTCCGGGAGGGGAAGGATGTGACTATTGTCACGTATGGAACACAAGTTGCGGTTGCTTCGAAGGCGGCTCAGCGTGCGGAAAAGGAGGGCATCTCGGTGGAGGTTATTGACCTTCGGTCATTAAAACCATGGGATCGAGAGATGGTGGCGCAGTCCGTTCGGAAGACTGGTCGGGCAATCGTGACGCACGAAGCCCCTAAAACTAGTGGTTTTGGTGCGGAGCTTATCTCCAGCATCGTCGAGGactgttttctttcactgGAGGCGCCCCCGAagcgtgtgtgtgggttAGACACGCCTCACCCGTTACATGAGCAGTTGTATTTACCGAATGAGGCGAAAGTATACGAGGCAGTGAAGGAAGTGATCGCGTTCTAG